The genomic region ATTCGTGATAATCCGTGTTCGTTGTATGTAAGTTCAGGTTAATAGATAATAAAAATCATTCTCATATGAGAATGATTTTTATTTTTTCTTTTTAGAAGTTTCTTTTAAGCGATTATTAATTATTTGTCAAGTTAATCTTGCAATCATCGCAGCATTATCAGTACAGTATTCATTATTAGGAATAATAACTGTGGTATTTTTTGTTGCTAAGTTTTCAACCTTAGTTCGTAAAACACTGTTAGCAGCAACGCCACCGACTACTGTTATCATTTTTGGATGATATTTTTTCATTGCCATTGTTAATTTTTTAATTAAAATATTAGTTGCTTGTTCTTGAAAAGAACAAGCAATATCTTCTTTTCTAAATTCTAATTGGCGAACATTTAATTTTTTAATTAAATTTGCTACTGCAGATTTTAAACCACTAAATGAAAAGTCAAAACTGTTATCATTTTTTCCTAATGGCAGTTCAAAAATATTTTGTCCTTTTTTTGCTATTTTATCAATTATTGGTCCACCTGGATATTCAAGTTCTAATAATCTTGCTACTTTATCATAAGCTTCACCGACAGCATCATCATAAGTTTCTCCTAAAATATGAAAATCAAGATGTTTTTTCATTAAAACTAATTGCGTGTGGCCACCGGATACTACTAAGGTTATTAAGGGAAACTTAAATTCATTATTAATGGCAGCGCTATAAATATGACCTTCAATATGATTACAAGCAATAAGTGGTTTTTTTAATATTAATGATATTGTTTGAGCGCAAACTTTACCGATATGAAGTGAACCACTTAATCCCGGATGGTCAGTATAACCGATGTAGTCAATATCATGATATTGGATTTGTGCTTGTTTAATGGCTTCTTTTAAAACATAACTAATTTTAGAAATATGAAGTCTTGAAGCAATTTCAGGAACAATCCCACCATATTGTTGATGATTAGCTATTTGTGAAAAAATAATATTGCTTTTAACTTTTTTATCTTTATATATTGCTATTGCTGTTTCATCACAACTTGTTTCAATAGCTAAGATGGTCATATTTTTCTCCTTAATTAATAACAATAATTGAGTTACCTATTTCGTTAATATTTGGTAATGATTTATTGTTTGTAATAAATATATCACATTCCTTTAAATTGGCGTATTTAATAAAACCAATTGTGTTAATACTATCATTTTCAGCAATAATAATTTTAGTATTAGAAGCACTTAATACTTTTTGTTTCAGTTGTGCTTCTTCTTCATTTTTAGCATATAAATCATAAGTATTAGAAATATTCTTAATATTAAGAATGCATTTACTGAATTTGACATTTTCTAAATTTGCTAAGCTATGGCTTCCTACTAAAACTTTACTTTCAGCTAAATAGCGACCACCAATTAAAATAGTATCTAAAATATTTTTATTATTAATTGCTTGTTTAAAAATTTCAATACTGTTTGTAAATATGGATTGGCAACCCTTTTTAGGACACTTTTTATGTAGACTGGTATTTTCTAAATTCAACGGGAGTTAAATAATTTAAACTGCCATGAATTCGAATATTGTTATATCAATTAACAAAATCAAATAGTTCGCATTTTAGTTGTGTTAAGTTTGCAAATTTTTTACCGTTAATAAATTCGGTTTTAAAGGTTTTGTAAGTTGCTTCAGCAACAGCATTATCATATGGGCATCCTTTGGAGCTTAATGATCTTTTAATTTTAAAGGTTATTAAAATTTCATCAATAATTTTATTTTTAAACTCATTACCACGTTCAGTATGAAATAAAGTTATTTTATTTAATGGTCGTGTTATCTTGTGAAAAGCTTGTTGAACTAATTCAGCAGTTTTATTTGATCCAGCACTATAGCCAATTACTTCGCGATTAAACAAGTCAATTAATAAACAAATATAATGTCATTTAGTGCCAACTTGAACATATGTTAAATCACTAACAACAACTTCATTTGGTTTTTTGTCATTAAATTGACGATTTAAAACATTATTAATTTCGTCATTATTAACTGTTTTTTTATGATTACAATATTTTAACTTGGTGTATTTAGAAACCAAATTATTTTTGATCATAATGAATCGGATTTTTCGTCGTGATAAAATGATATTTTTTCTTATTAAAACAGCTTTAATTTTACGAGCACCATAAATCTTGCGACTTTTATTAAATGCACTGATAACTTCTTGTTCATAATTATTAACATCAAACTTGGTGCATTTATTAGTTTGATAATAATATGTTGATTTTAGTAAACCTAAAATCTTACATATTTTCCTCACTGAATATTTATTTTTGTTGTTATTAATTATTGTTATTTTTTCCCGATTATCAGTGCTGCTTGCTTTAAAATGTCATTTTCCATTCGTAATTGTTGGTTTTCTTTTCGCAAGTAAATTAATTCATTTTCTTCGACAGTGCGATTATCTTTTGCTTTAAATGACCCAGAATTATTATAATTTTTAATTCAATTAATAAATAGTTGGTTTTGGTAAATTATATTCTTTCCCTAAATTAATAACACTTTTGTCATTTTTGTATAGCATTACAATTTGTTTTTTAAATTCTTCAGAGTATGAGGTTTTATTTCCCATTTTTATATTCCTTCTTTCTTAATAATTTTGAAGTCTATATAATTATGGTCCAACTTATTGTAGCCTATCCATAGTCTTAACAAGATTATTTGGAAGAATTGATAAATAATGACTAATATTTTTGTTAATAACTTTAGTAGTTCTATTTTCAACTAATATTGCTAAAGTAAATCTTGATGTTCTTTCAACTAAAGTTATTAAACATGATTTACTTTTACCTCGTGATGATACTACAGTATCACCTTCTCAATGGCCAAGAGTTATGCGATTATTAACATTTCGTTCTTTAATGGATTTACCATTAAATTTACCCCGATTTTCTTGAGATTTTCGTTTCTTACCTTTTCTTCTTAAATTTTTACTAGTAACCTTTTCAAGTAATCCAGAATAAATTCAATTGTAAATTGTTTTAAAACTAATAATTCATTCTTGATGAAAATTTTTAATTCTGCCATAAATTTGTTCAGGCGATCAACCTAATAATAATTTTTGTTGTACATATTTTACTAATTCTCTATTTTTAAATTTATGAAAATAAACATGTAATTGTTTTCTATTTTCTGCTTTATTTTGTGCAATTAATGAAAAATAATGATTATTATCTTTATTTCTATTAACTTCTCGATTAATAGTACTAATACTTCGATTAAGATTTTTAGCTATTTCACTAATTTTTACTTTAAATTTCAATTGATTCTCAATATAAATTCTTTCATCTATGCCAAGATGTTTGTATCCCATATAAAAACTCCTTAAATTTACTTTTTCTAAAATAAACTTAGCATCATGAAATTTTTATATGAAATCTTTTGCAATTTTATTTACTTGCACTTACAAGTATAATTCAGCAATAATAAAAATGATGATAGTTGAATTAATTATAAAGGTAATGCTATAACAAATAAATATAATAGATTTAAGTAACCTGAATTGTAAATATAAATGGGACAGTTTTTTAAAATAATTGTATTAAATCTATTGGTCTTTTATAAGATAATGATTTTCTGGGTGTAGAATTAATTTGAAATGCTATAGAATTTAAGTCTTTTTGTTTATATGAAGATAAATCAGTAGATTTTGGTAAATATCTTCTTAAAATACCATTATTGTTTTCATTTAAACCTCTTTGACAAGGTTTTCCGGCATCTGCAAAATAAATTTTAACATTACAATTTTTTTCAATTAATTTTCATTTACTAAATTCTTTACCACGATCAAAAGTAATAGTTTTAATTGTTCCTGGTATTAATTTTGAAATAAATTTTATTATACTTTGTGTAATACTTTCTGCTTTATGATTTTTAGTTTTCAAAGGAATTGTGGTTTTTGATCATAGATCAGCTAAAGTAATAATAGAACTTTTATGATCTTTACCAACGATAGTATCTCCCTCTAAATGGCCAAATTCTTGTATATTTTTAATATTTGGAATTATTAAATTTCTTTCATGAATAGATTTACAATTATTAATTCTGCCCCTAGTTTCTTTTTGTTTATGAGGTTTATTTTTGCCTTTTCTCAATAAATTTTTTTCATCAAAACCCATTCGATTTGTTTTAAACATGTTATATAAAGTTTTTGTTGAAATATTTTTTATTTTATTTTTCTTTAAAAAATCAGCAATTATATCAAGAGCATAATTTTTAGTAATTAACAAATGATTGATAGTATTAATTTCTGTTAAAGTTAAAATTATTAATTTTCTACCTGCATTTTGTTTATTTTTTTGAACTTGATTCAATATTTCTAATGGTAATAAGTTTTGATTTAATAATTTACAAACTCTGTGTACAGTTGATTTACTATAATCAATTGCTTTTGCTATTTTACGAATAGAAAATCCATAACTTTTATATTCTTTTATTGATTCAATAGTCAGATACTTATACATTGTGCTAATTCCTTTCTTTTCTTAATTATAGAATTAACACAATTTGTTTTTTATATAAGTGTCCTTTTTAATTTTACATTTCAGGTAAGCAAAAATATTAGTTAAAATTTAATAAAATTAATAATTTTTCATTGTGTAAAAATTCAATAATATGATAAAATGGTAATGAATAAAAATGACAACAACAAGAAAGGCAGGGTTAGTTTAGTAATTAAATAATATAATTAGCTGATTGTTTTACTTCTTCAAAGCAATACCTAAGAAAACTAAACGCGACCTCACCGAGTTATGTTCTTGTTTTATTAGCTTTATGTGGTAATGTTAATATTACTAATGAGAATGGTGATACTTTACTTCATTTAGCAGTAAAAATTAATAATTTAAGTTTAGCAAAGGAATTAATCCAGAGTGGGATTAATATTAATGCTTGTAATCAAGTAGGTACTACGCCACTTCATATTGCTACTTCTATTGGCGATCGCACATTAATGATACAGTTATTATTAACAAATGGAGCTAATATTCATATTTTCAATGAAAAAAAAGTTTCACCCCTTTCAATTGTCTTGTCAGAAGCAGATGAAAGAAAAATTAAATTATTGCGAGAAAACGAAATTAATAATCAAATGATAGCAACTAAATCAAATTCAGATATCAGATATAATAATTTATATTTTTTAGGTGATAGTTTATCTGATAGTGGAGCGTTTATTGGTGTTGTTAGAGAATTTAATATTTTTAATATTTTTAAATCACAAGAATTTGAAGCTCCACTTTACAAAGATTTTTGTAGTAATGGTCCGACATATTCACAAATTTTAGCTAATAAATTAGGAATCAAATTAGTTCCTGCTTGAAGATTTAAGTTTTCCTGAAATGTAAAATTAAAAAGGACACTTATATAAAAAACAAATTGTGTTAATTCTATAATTAAGAAAAGAAAGGAATTAGCACAATGTATAAGTATCTGACTATTGAATCAATAAAAGAATATAAAAGTTATGGATTTTCTATTCGTAAAATAGCAAAAGCAATTGATTATAGTAAATCAACTGTACACAGAGTTTGTAAATTATTAAATCAAAACTTATTACCATTAGAAATATTGAATCAAGTTCAAAAAAATAAACAAAATGCAGGTAGAAAATTAATAATTTTAACTTTAACAGAAATTAATACTATCAATCATTTGTTAATTACTAAAAATTATGCTCTTGATATAATTGCTAATTTTTTAAAGAAAAATAAAATAAAAAATATTTCAACAAAAACTTTATATAACATGTTTAAAACAAATCGAATGGGTTTTGATGAAAAAAATTTATTGAGAAAAGGCAAAAATAAACCTCATAAACAAAAAGAAACTAGGGGCAGAATTAATAATTGTAAATCTATTCATGAAAGAAATTTAATCATTCCAAATATTAAAAATATACAAGAATTTGGCCATTTAGAGGGAGATACTATCGTTGGTAAAGATCATAAAAGTTCTATTATTACTTTAGCTGATATATGATCAAAAACCACAATTCCTTTGAAAACTAAAAATCATAAAGCAGAAAGTATTACACAAAGTATAATAAAATTTATTTCAAAATTAATACCAGGAACAATTAAAACTATTACTTTTGATCGTGGTAAAGAATTTAGTAAATGAAAATTAATTGAAAAAAATTGTAATGTTAAAATTTATTTTGCAGATGCCGGAAAACCTTGTCAAAGAGGTTTAAATGAGAACAATAATGGTATTTTAAGAAGATATTTACCAAAATTTACTGATTTATCTTCATATAAACAAAAAGACTTAAATTCTATAGCATTTCAAATTAATTCTACACCCAGAAAATCATTATCTTATAAAAGACCAATAGATTTAATACAATTATTTTAAAAAACTGTCCCATTTATATTTACAATTCAGGTTTTAAAACAAATTTATGAAAAGATTGGTAATAATTACGCTGTTGCTGGTGCACAAATAACAAAGTTACCTTTTTGAAAACTTAAAAGTATTTTCTGCAATAATTTTTCGTTGCCTAAACAAGCAAAGGCTTTGCTTAAACATCATCAATTAACTGAAAATGATTTAGTTATTATTAATATTGGTGGTAATGAATTAATAAATGCAGTTAACATTTCTGATATTAATGAAAGTAAAGCTACTATCAATAATGCTATCAATATTCAAAAAGCTACTATTATTAATCTAATTAATAATAATGCTCGTAAAATTATTGTTGCTAATGCTCCTGATATTAGCAAGACTCCTTCGTTTTTAAATTCATATAATATGGATAAAGCAAAAAATCTTTCGGAATATTTTAACAGTGTATGATTAGAAGGAATGAAGCAATTACAAACAAAATATCCACAAATTATTAAATTATTTGATTTGAATGTTGTTTTTAATAAAAATTTAGATGAATTTCAAAAAAAGGTGGAATTACTAATAAGGGTTCTACTGATGTTAATTACAGTTGTATTTTATTTGGTTTGAATGTTAAACCTGAGTTTAATGAAGATTGTGATTTTTATAATATTAATGATTATTTTTTCTTTGATTTTATTCATCCAACAAGTTGGGTTCATGAACAATTAGGAGATATTATTTATGATTTAAGTCAAAGTAAATGGTAATAAATTTTTAAAAATATTGTTAAATATTTTAGATTCATTGTCAAATATTAAAAATCATTAATAAAATCTCATTGTCAAATTTGAATATATTTTTATCAGTTTTGCCAAAAAGTTGAATTCTTACAATAAATGAGTTATTTAAAAAATCACAATGGATTATTAGTTCTGATGCCATTAGAAGTAATGCTAATGAGCATTTCTGAATTAGCAATTTGGAATTTAGTTTAACAAAAGTTAGGGAATGATTAATTTAGTTCTTGTAATAGTAGTCAAAACACTATATAATTAACAAGTAATTAGGGCAGATGAAGGTGAGGGTTTCCTCACCTTCATCTAATTTAAAAGTCATAATTAAAATGTTGACAATAATAGTGTTAGAAGGAGTAAAATAAGATGATTGATGGAATAGAAATTTTAAAAGCAATTGATCTTTTGGTGGAAGAAAAGAAAATTGATCGCAGTTTAATTATTGAGGCTATTAAAGAAGGAATAATAAAAGCTTATGAAAAATATTTGGACCCACAAGCCTTAATAAAAGTAGACTTTGATGAACAAACTGGTCAAATTAAAGTTTATCGTTTATTAAAAATTGTTAGTAAGATTGAAGATGAGTTTGCTGAAATTTTATTAGATGATGTTAAAAATTTAGAGAAAAATTTAACAATTGATAATATATATTATGAGCCTGTTGATACTGATGAATTTTCTCGTTTAGCAGCGTTACAAGTAGCACAAATTTTAAAACAACATTTAAGAGAAGCAGAAAAAGAAGTTGTCTATGAAAAATATATTTCTAAGAAAGATGATATTTTAATTGGCACAATTGATAATATTGAAGAAAACTACTATTTATTAAAAATTGTTGATCGTACTTTTGCAATTTTACCTAAAAAAAATATTATTCCCACAGAGAAATTTTATTTAGGTGATAAAGTAAAGTTTTATGTTGAGGATGTTAATAAAACGAAAAATTTTGGACAAATTTTAGCTTCAAGAACTCATCCAGGATTTTTAAAAAGATTATTAGAAATTGAAGTTCCAGAAATTTATGAAGGAATAATTGAAATTAAAGTCATTGCAAGAATTGCAGGACAAAGATCAAAAGTTGCAGTATTTTGTAATGACCCAACTATTGATCCGATTGGTGCTTGTGTTGGTAATAAAGGAAAAAGAATTCAAAGTATTATGGAAGAATTGAATGATGAAAAAATTGATCTTATTAAGTGAGATGCGGAAATAAAAACATTTATTATTAATGCGTTATCGCCAGCTAAAGCGATTTCTATTAGTTTAGATGAACAAACTAATGAAGCTAATATTATCGTTGCTGATGAGCATTATTCATTAGCTATTGGTAAAAAAGGAATAACAGCAAAATTAACAGCAAAATTAACAAAATGAAAAATTAATATTATTTCTTTAAGTGATGCTTTAAATCAAAATATTATTTTTAAATGAAATGGTAATTTATCGGAACAGCAAATGCAAGAATTACAAAATAAACATCAATTTAAAATCAAGAAAGATAATTTGCTTGTAGGGTTAGAAACAAGTATTGAAGAAATAGATAATGTTGATAATACTAATACTGAAT from Spiroplasma endosymbiont of Lonchoptera lutea harbors:
- the tsaD gene encoding tRNA (adenosine(37)-N6)-threonylcarbamoyltransferase complex transferase subunit TsaD; its protein translation is MTILAIETSCDETAIAIYKDKKVKSNIIFSQIANHQQYGGIVPEIASRLHISKISYVLKEAIKQAQIQYHDIDYIGYTDHPGLSGSLHIGKVCAQTISLILKKPLIACNHIEGHIYSAAINNEFKFPLITLVVSGGHTQLVLMKKHLDFHILGETYDDAVGEAYDKVARLLELEYPGGPIIDKIAKKGQNIFELPLGKNDNSFDFSFSGLKSAVANLIKKLNVRQLEFRKEDIACSFQEQATNILIKKLTMAMKKYHPKMITVVGGVAANSVLRTKVENLATKNTTVIIPNNEYCTDNAAMIARLTWQIINNRLKETSKKKK
- a CDS encoding IS30 family transposase; this encodes MGYKHLGIDERIYIENQLKFKVKISEIAKNLNRSISTINREVNRNKDNNHYFSLIAQNKAENRKQLHVYFHKFKNRELVKYVQQKLLLGWSPEQIYGRIKNFHQEWIISFKTIYNWIYSGLLEKVTSKNLRRKGKKRKSQENRGKFNGKSIKERNVNNRITLGHWEGDTVVSSRGKSKSCLITLVERTSRFTLAILVENRTTKVINKNISHYLSILPNNLVKTMDRLQ
- a CDS encoding IS30 family transposase, with the protein product MYKYLTIESIKEYKSYGFSIRKIAKAIDYSKSTVHRVCKLLNQNLLPLEILNQVQKNKQNAGRKLIILTLTEINTINHLLITKNYALDIIADFLKKNKIKNISTKTLYNMFKTNRMGFDEKNLLRKGKNKPHKQKETRGRINNCKSIHERNLIIPNIKNIQEFGHLEGDTIVGKDHKSSIITLADLWSKTTIPLKTKNHKAESITQSIIKFISKLIPGTIKTITFDRGKEFSKWKLIEKNCNVKIYFADAGKPCQRGLNENNNGILRRYLPKSTDLSSYKQKDLNSIAFQINSTPRKSLSYKRPIDLIQLF
- a CDS encoding IS30 family transposase, yielding MYKYLTIESIKEYKSYGFSIRKIAKAIDYSKSTVHRVCKLLNQNLLPLEILNQVQKNKQNAGRKLIILTLTEINTINHLLITKNYALDIIANFLKKNKIKNISTKTLYNMFKTNRMGFDEKNLLRKGKNKPHKQKETRGRINNCKSIHERNLIIPNIKNIQEFGHLEGDTIVGKDHKSSIITLADIWSKTTIPLKTKNHKAESITQSIIKFISKLIPGTIKTITFDRGKEFSKWKLIEKNCNVKIYFADAGKPCQRGLNENNNGILRRYLPKFTDLSSYKQKDLNSIAFQINSTPRKSLSYKRPIDLIQLF
- a CDS encoding SGNH/GDSL hydrolase family protein translates to MGNNYAVAGAQITKLPFWKLKSIFCNNFSLPKQAKALLKHHQLTENDLVIINIGGNELINAVNISDINESKATINNAINIQKATIINLINNNARKIIVANAPDISKTPSFLNSYNMDKAKNLSEYFNSVWLEGMKQLQTKYPQIIKLFDLNVVFNKNLDEFQKKVELLIRVLLMLITVVFYLVWMLNLSLMKIVIFIILMIIFSLILFIQQVGFMNN
- the nusA gene encoding transcription termination factor NusA, translated to MIDGIEILKAIDLLVEEKKIDRSLIIEAIKEGIIKAYEKYLDPQALIKVDFDEQTGQIKVYRLLKIVSKIEDEFAEILLDDVKNLEKNLTIDNIYYEPVDTDEFSRLAALQVAQILKQHLREAEKEVVYEKYISKKDDILIGTIDNIEENYYLLKIVDRTFAILPKKNIIPTEKFYLGDKVKFYVEDVNKTKNFGQILASRTHPGFLKRLLEIEVPEIYEGIIEIKVIARIAGQRSKVAVFCNDPTIDPIGACVGNKGKRIQSIMEELNDEKIDLIKWDAEIKTFIINALSPAKAISISLDEQTNEANIIVADEHYSLAIGKKGITAKLTAKLTKWKINIISLSDALNQNIIFKWNGNLSEQQMQELQNKHQFKIKKDNLLVGLETSIEEIDNVDNTNTELDSDELDKD